DNA sequence from the Acidobacteriota bacterium genome:
CGGACCAGACCACGGTGCCCGCTTCGATGACGACGCGGCCGTCGATCACGACATCCTCGGCGACCCTGGCGCGGACGCGGTCTCCCAGGCGGACGAAGTTGCTTGACTTCTTCTTTGTCGAGAGGCTCTCGTCGAGGACGCAGTAGACGGTCGTTCCGGCCGGAATCCGCACCCTTTCGGCGATTCCGGCGGCTGGCAGAGCGGTCAGCAGGACGGCAGCGACCGCCGCCCTGAAGAGACGGGTTTGGCGCACGGATGAGACCTCCCGGGTCATGAGCGTTGGCAGTGAGATCTACGCCGCCGGGCGGCCCGCGGTTTCAGTGCTCGCCGTCGAATCCGGGATCCACTCGTACCGGCTGCGGCTTGGTGCCGGTCCGCTCCTGCGATACCGTGACGCCTTCGCGCATGAGCTTGATCGTCTGGTCCTGGCTGTTCCTGGTCGTCTATCTGGGCGGCATGCTGGCCTTCGGCGTGATCGGCCGGAACCGGGTTCAAGGCGCCGACGACTTCGCGACGGCCCGGGCGGCCTACGGGCCTTTCTTCCTCGCCCTCGCCTTCGCCGCAACGACCGCGAGCGGCGCGACATTCCTTGGCTTCCCGGGGCTTGCCTACGAGCACGGCACCGCGGCGCTGCTGTCGGCGGTGCTGTACCCGGCCGGCGTGTATCTGGGCGTGCTGATCTGCATGCGGTTGGTGGCGAACGTAGGCGACCGGTTCGGTTCGCGTTCGATTCCGGAGTTCCTGGGAGACCGGTACCAGTCGGACGGCATCCGCGTGATCGTGACCGTGGCGTCCCTGCTCCTCTTCTTCTACCTCGCCGGCCAGCTCCTGTCGGGCCTGGTCATGTTCGAGACGATGCTCGGCCTGTCGCCGGCCTGGGCGCTCGGGATCACGGCCGTCGTGCTGATGATCTACGTGTCGCTTGGTGGCGCCCACGCGGACATCCTCACCGACGGCGTCCAGGGCTTCCTCATGCTGCTGATCGGCGTCCTCGTCATCCTCCTGTTCCTCTTCGGCGCCGGCCTCGACGGCGGCTTCGGCTCGGTCATCTCGAGCATCCGGGGCCAGGACCCGAACCAGGTGGGCTGGATCAACCGCTCTACGCCCCTCTACCACTCCTGGTGGTCGCAGATGGCGGTTCTCCTGGCCCATATCCCGCTCGGGCTGTTGCCTCACATCGGGAACAAGATCTGGGCTCTCAAGACCGGCCGGTCGCGTTTCACCTTCCTGCGCTTCGCTTCCGTGTTCGGCGTCACGCTGGGCATGCTCGGTCTCGGCGGCGCCCTGGCCCGGGCAGTGCTGGGCGGCCGTCTCTACGAGGAAGGGTCGAATCCGAACGAGGCCCTGCCGGCTCTGTTCATCGAGCTCTTCCCGGCCTGGCTGGCGGCGCTGATCGGCGTCGGCATCCTGTCCGCTGTCATGTCGACGGCGGACGGACTGGTCGTGTCCTCGTCGCAGATCGTCGCGAACGATCTCTACCGGCGGACGATCGCGCCTCGCTTCCATTCGCACTTGAGCGACGAGCAGCTCGACCGGCGGGTGCTGCTCATCAGCCGCTGGGCGACGGTGGGCGTCATGGTCGTCTGCGTGACGATGGCCTGGATGCTGATGGACATGAACATCGCCATCCTGGTCTGGACGGGGAACGGCGGCATGATGGCGGCGTTCGCGGGCCCGCTCGTACTCGGCGCGCTCTGGAGCGGCGTGACGCGCACCGGCGCGTACACGGGGCTGATCGTGGGCTTGAGCTCCTTCCTGATCCTGCACACCGGCGTCATCGATCCGTCCTGGTTCGAGGGCAGCTTCCTGCACCCGGTGTTCTCCTGGCTGCATGGGGAAGCGCCGAACCCGACCTCGTGCGCGGCGCTGGCCGGACTGTTCGCGATGGGTTGCACGGCGGCCGTGTCGTTGGCGACGAAGCCGCTGCCCGAGGCCCATGTCGGGTCGCTCTTCCGGCGCGTCGAGGCGACGGACTAGGTCATGCCGAGGATTGCGGAGGAGGCGATGGATGTCCTGTTCCGGGACGCCCGCAGCCAGAACAGGTGGTTGCCGCGGGAGGTGCCGCGGGAGACCCTTCAGGAGCTCCACGACCTGATGAAGTGGGGGCCGACGAGCGCGAACTGCTGGCCGCAGCGGGTCGTCTTCACCGTGAGCGATGAAGCGAAAGAGCGGCTGGCTTCGATCGCCATGCCGGGCAACCAGGACAAGATCCGGCAGGCGCCAGCGACCGCGATCCTCGGCTACGACCTGGCGTTCTTCGACAGGATGGACGTGCTCTTCGCCCACAACCCGGGCATGGCCAAGATGTTCCGCAACAACGCGGAGCTGGCGGAGGTGACGGCGTTTCGCAACGCCACGCTGCAGGGGGCCTACTTCATGCTGGCCGCTCGCTCGCTCGGCCTCGACTGCGGCCCGATGTCGGGGTTCGACAACGCGAAGTGCGACGACTTGTTCTTCCCCGGCACGACCGTGCGCTCGAACTTCCTGTGCTCGATCGGCTACGGTGATCCCGAAGGACTCTTCGGGCGGCTGCCGCGGCCGGAGTTCGAGGAGGTCTGCCGCGTCGAGTAGGTCAACGCCGCCAGAAGGCGGGCAGGAGAAGCGCGGTCACGGCCACGATCTCCAGGCGGCCGAGCCACATCAGGACGATCAGCAGCAGCTTCTCCCAGCCCGCGAAGAAGGCGTAGTCGAGTGACGGACCGGCGGCTCCCATCGCCGGGCCCACGTTCGAAAGGCAGGCGAGGGAAGTCGACAGGGAGGTCACCATGTCGTTGCCCGCGATCGCGAGGGTGGCGGCGACGCCCAGCCACAGGAAGGCGAAGAGCGTCATGAAACCTCCCAGGCTTCGTGCGACCTGATCGCTGATCGTGCGTTCACCCACGCGCAGGGCGAGCACGCGGCGCGGGTTGAAGATCAACTGGACTTCGCGGAGCGCCATCTTCAGCGTGATCACGAACCTGCCGACCTTGACGCCGCCCGCGGTCGAGCCGGCGCAGCCGCCGACGAACATGGCCAGCAGCAGCAGGGTGCGGGACGTATCGCTCCAGGAGTCGTAGTCCCGGGTCGTGTAGCCGGTCGTCGTCATCAGGGAAACCGAGTTGAAGGCAGCCTCACGTAGTGCCTCCAGGAAGGGCAGATCGGTGCTGCGCCAGCGATCCAGCGTGACGAGCGCCACCAGCACCGCGGCGATCGACGTGTAGGCGCGAAACTCGGTGTCGCGGTAGAGCTGGCTGGGCCGGAAACGCACCGCGAACATCAGGGAGAAGTTGATCCCGGCGATCAGCATGAAAGCGATGATCGTCCACTCGATGAAGGCCGAGTTGAAGGCGCCCACGCTGGCGTTCAAGGGCGCGAAACCGCCGATTGAGACGGTGGTGAAGGCGTAACAGAAGGCCTCGTACTGGCTGGCGCCGCCGGCGAGCAGCAGCAGGATGAGGGCAATCGTGAGGCCGACGTAGATCTGCCAGAGCACGGTCGCCGTCTTCTGCACCTGGGGCTGCATGATGTCCTGCGTCGGCCCGGGTACCTCCAACCGGTAGAGCAGACGGGCGCCGGGTCCCAGGCTCGGGAACAGGGCGACGAACAGGAGCAGGATTCCCATGCCGCCGAGCCACTGGGTGAGGCTCCGCCAGAGCAGGATGCTGGCGCTCAGTTGTTCGATGTCGGTCAGGATCGAGGCGCCGGTCGTCGTGATGCCCGAGGCGGACTCGAACAGGGCCGCGATCGGATCGGTGATCTCGCCGCTCAGCAGGTAGGGAAGTGCGCCGAAGAAGGAGGCCAGGATGTAGGCGCCGACCACGACCAGGATCGCCTCGCGCCGGTAGATCTTCTCGTGCGGTTTGCCCCACCAGTGAGCCGCTATGCCGGCCGCCGCGCACGCCAGGAGCGATCCTCCGAGCGCCGCGGCGGGTCGTTCCTCGCCGTGCCAGAGCGCGAAGAAGAAGGGGATCAACTGCGCGCCGGCGAGCAGCAGCAGAAGCCGCCCGACCAGACCGGAAACGGCTCGCAGGTTCATGGGGCGGGTTTGGCGGCCTTAGGGCGCCGGAGCCGCCGGCAGGTCAGGCAGTGCGAGGGCCAGCAGCTCGCCCTGGAACTCCTTGCCGCTGATCGCCATCACGACGTACTGGCGGCCTTCGTGGAGATAGGTCATCGGCGCTCCGCTCACGCCGGCTGGCAGTTCCGTTTCCCAGAGGACCTCCCCGGTCATCTTGTCGTAGGCGCGGAACTTGCGGCTGCCGGCGGCCTCGGGCTGGACGATCATCGCGTCGGAGCCGTCGGCCAGGAAGACCAGGGTCTTCGTGACCAGGGCGGAAACGCGGCCCTGCTGGCCGAGTGGCGGGAGGTCGAGGTGCGCGAGTGCGGGGTGGTCGCGCGGTCCGTCGCCGTTCGGAACCATCCACAGGTGTTCGCCGGTGTCGAGATCGATCGCGGTCAGGCGGCCATAGGGCGGCTTCGTGATCGGCAGGCCATTCGGCAGGGTGGCCCACTCGTAGCCGTCGGCCTCGCTCAGGTCGACCCGGTAGCGCACGTTGGAGCGCGCAGGGTCGGGTGGCGGCCGCAGGCCCAGGATCGCTGGCACGGTGACCGAGGGCAGGTAGAGCACGTTCGTCTCCGGATCGAGGGCCGCACCGTTCCAGTTCGTACCGCCAACCGCCCCGGGCACCTGGATCGTCGGTTTGGCGCCAGGACCTTCGATCAGCGTTGGTGGTTGAAAGATCGGGCCGATCCGGTACTCCGAAACGTACTCGAGCGCCATCGCCCGCAACTCCGGGGTGAAGTCGATCAGGTCGTCTATGGCCAAACCCTGGAGGTCGTACGGAAGCGGCCACGTCGGATGCGGCTGGGTCGGCCAGGCCTGTTCTCCGGGAACCTCGGACGGCGGTACCGGCAAATCGACGATCGGCCAGACCGGATCGCCGGTCTCCCGGTCGAAGACGTACAGGAACGCCTGCTTGGAGGGCTGCGCCAGCGCCTTGATCGGCTTGCCGTCGACAACGATGTCGGCGAGCACGGGAGCGGCCGGGAAGTCGTAGTCCCAGAGTCCGTGGTGCACGGCCTGAAAGTGCCAGAGACGCTCGCCGGTCTCGGTGTCGAGAGCGAGGATCGACTCGCCGAACAGGCCCATGCCCGGGCGGTGGCCGCCGTACCAGTCGTTGCTCGGGGTGCTGGTCGCGGCATAGGCGATGCCAAGTTCCTGGTCGCAACTGATCCAGGTCCAGACGTTCGCGGCGCCAGCCTCGGCGGCTTCCGGACTGTCCCAGGTGTCGAAGCCGAATTCGTCCGGCTCCGGGATGATGTTGAATCGCCAGAGGAGGTCGCCGGAACGTGCGTCGTAGCCGCGGATCATCCCGGGCGGGTTCTTGCGCCTCGACCAGGCGTCGGACGTCGACTCTCCGAGCACGATCACATCGCGGCAGACCACGGGCGCAGAAGTCCAGAAGTACTGCCGGCGGCGGATGCCCTCTCCCGCGTCCAGCATGTCGATCCGGCCTTCGTCGCCGAAGTCCTGGTCCAGGGCGCCGGTTTCGGCGTCGAGCGCGGTCAGGCGGCCGTTGCCGTTGAAGAAGAGGCGCCGTCTCTCCCCGTCATTCCAGGTGACGCCGCCGCGAACGGAGAGCCGCCCCAAGTTCCTTGGCTCTTCGTCCTCGAAGGGGTCATAGGTCCACAGGATCTCGCCGCTGGCGGGATCGAGCGCGGCCGCCCCGATGCCGGTGGCGACCAGGACCCGGCCGTCGCGCATCATCGGCGTGTTCTGGAACACCGTCGGCGGGAGGACGCCCCGGTGGCGCGCGGCGAGACCGTAGTCGATCGACTTCCATCGCCAGGCGACCTCGAGCCGGTGGACGTTGGTTCGGTCGATCTGGTCGAGCGGCGAGTACTTGCTGCTCCGGCTGTCGGCGGCGTAGTTGTGCCACTCGCCGACCGGTTGGGCCGCGGCAGTGCTGGTTGAAGCCGGCCGCGGAACCTGGGCTGTCTGAGCCTGAACCGCGGCTCCAAGTCCTAACGTGCTGACGGCAACGGCGCTGAGGTACCGGCGGATCCTGGAACCGCGGATCATTCCGGCTCGATGCCGTCGGGATCGCTCTGCTCTTCGCCAGAGGGAGCCGTCTCTTCGCCGCTCTTCTTCTCGTCTTCCGAGGCCCCCGGGATGTTCCTTCCGGCTTCCAGGGCCTCCTTGATCTCGTTGAAGCCTGGGGGGAGACTCTGATTGGCGAGCGCCTCGCTGAGCGACTCCTGCCAGGTCAGGCGCTTCCCGGGTGTGCCGTCGGGGTTCGGCTTTGGATCCAGCCACTCCAGGGAGTACAGGAAGCCATCCATCCTGGACACGGTGTCCTTGTACATCTTGTTCTTCTCGTCGCCCTCACCGCGCCCATGGTTGAAGAAGCCGTGCGCCTTGTCGTGGTAACTGACGAAGTCGCATCGCGCCTTGTGAGACCGCAGACCGAGGCAGAAGTCGTGGGCTGTGCTGTGGGGCACGGTCTGGTCGGCGGTGCCATGAAACATGATGGTTGGAGGCAGACCGGTGCGGAGGTGGTGGTACGGAGACATCGACTCGGCCGGCGCGCCGAGACGTTCGGCAAGTGCTTCGAGCCGTTCGCTCGCCTCGTCCGTGAGCTCGGGACCGCCTTCGACCGGCGCCAGAACGGTCGCTGGATTGAACAGAACCAGGGCGTTGGGGACCGGGCTCACGCCGTCGGGATCGGGATCGTGGCCCGGCAATGTGGCGGTAGCCGCGGCCAGATGGCCGCCTGCCGATCCACCGCCGGCGGCGATCCGATCGGGATCGATGCCGAGCCGGTCCGCGTTGGTGCGCAGCCAGCGGACGGCGCTCTTGGCGTCCTTGACGCACTCATCCGCCGTCACTCCGTGGCGGCTGGCCACCCGGTAGTCGGCCGCAGCCGCGACCATGCCGCGGTCGGCGAGGTATCGGCAGTGTGGAAGGAACTGCTGAGGCGAGCCCGCGCGCCAGCCTCCACCGAAGAAGAAGACGATCGCGGGTCTGCTGTCCTCAGCCGAGTGGCCCTCGGGGTTACACAGATAGATCTTCAGTTCGACATCGCCGACGGTGCGGTAGACCTCCGGGGTCGTTCCCTCCATTTCGGGCGGATAGGGCCGTTGGGCCGCGACCGGAGCGGCAGCGGCCACAACCAGGAGGACGGCAAGGGAAAGCGACGCGCGCATGGACGGACGTCGGTTGGATCGGAGGAAGGTCGAACGGGTCATCGGCACCTCGTGAAGATCGGGAAGTCCGCGCCGGATTGTACCGGCCCGGGAGAGGGTTACCCGCCCGTCTCGATGGGTGTCTCAGCAGCCTCCCCGACGCTCTCGCCGGGTTCGCCGCGGATCCAGACCAGGCGGTACTCGTCGAGGGGCTGCAGCTCGGCTTCCAAGGCTTGCTGGATTCGCCTCGAGGAGCCCGGCCTGGCACTCATCGGCCCCCTCTCCAGGAAAGCGGAGACGCGCTGGTTGCTCCTGCAGGCGTCATCATCCTCGCGGCAGCCGAAGTCGTCGTTCTGGGTCTCGAGCAGGAAGACGAGCGGGTCGGGCGAAACGAACAGGCCGTCCAGGGTCCGGTAGGCGTTCCAGAGGTCGAGCGAGGGGATGCCGTAGCCGTTGCCGCCCTCCACGAACCCGACTGCTTCGGCCACCGCGCCGTCAGGTTTGACGGTGACGATGCCCGGGAACGGATCGAAGACCCGGCGCGACAACTCCTGCAGCGTGAAGGCGTCCCCATCTTTCAGTTCGAAGATCTCGACGAGCGGTTCACCCGCGTCCACGACCCTCTCGATCAGTTCGACCTCCAGGTCTCGGAGCCGAGAGAGGCTCTCCGAGCCGCGGCGGACGGGCGGTGGCGCTGCCGGCGGTGTCAATTGCCGCGGTTGTGAAATCAGTTGAGACTCCGGCAGTTCCTCGCCGTCCGCGGCCGCGAACAGCCCGCGCAGCGTCTCGAAGCGGCGGCCCGGGTTCTCGTCCATGTACTTCCACAGCACCGCGATCCGTCGCTGGTAGCGGGCAGCATCGGCCGCGAAGTTGCGGAAGCCGCGGTCGACGGTTGTCGACTCGCCCGCCGTCGCTCGCGTGCCGCCCGTGAACAGGAACGCCAGGGTGACGGTCTGCGGCGGCGGACGGCCCTGATCCGGCAGCCGTGGCTCGTTGTCCCGGACCTCGAAGACGGGCTGCATCGGAGTGTCGACAAAGAAGTCCTGGAGAGCGCCGTTCGGATCGGCCGCCAGCGCCCAGCGGCGGTAGGAGGTAAGTTCTCTTTCGGCCCGTTGCCACTCAGCGCCGTCGGCCAGCGGCTCGAAGATGCGGTCGAACCGGATGTGCCACGGGTCATGCTCGTTCATCAGCGCCTGGGTGCGGTCGTTCACCCGCCGCGCGACGAGGGAGTTTTCCTTCGGGATCATGTGGCGCCGGATGTCGACCTGAGCCTCGATTCGCACGTAGCCGGCTATGTCCACTGGCGTTGGCGCATCGGTTTCCGCGGCTGGCGCGTCCGCGGATTCCGGGAAGAACTCGAGCGTGAGCGTCTCGGAGACCGGATCGTCCGTGCAGGCCGGGAGGGCTGCCGTCAGGAGGACGACTATCAGCGGTAGAGCGCTGCGGCGAGAGGAACGGAGGGGCGTTCCGGTTCGGTGCATGGACCTAGTCTGCAACACGCGTAGGATCAGCGATCTTCCGGAGAACCGACTCTCGACGATGAACCTCTTCGCCCTACTCTACGAGCGTTTCGAGGAGGCGCTCGATTGTCCCGCGCTGGTGCTGTCCGGCGCCGCGAAAGGTGCAAGGGAACCGGCGTGGACGTACCGCGACCTGGATCGTGCTTCGGCCCGGTTCGCGGCGACGCTGCGCCTGCGCGGTGTCGAGCCCGGGGACCGGGTGCTGGTGCAGGTCCCGAAGTCGGTCGAGGCGGTGGCGCTCTACCTGGGGGTTCTGCGCTGCGGCGGAGTCTATGTACCGTTGAACACGGCCTACACCGAAAGGGAGGTGGCCTTCTTCGTGTCCGACGCGTCACCGCGGGTCGTTGTGCGTGACGCGACAGGTGTTGGCGTGGGGGACTCCGGTGCAGCGCCGCGCACTGTCGACATCGACGCGTTGTGGCGGGAGAGCAGGTCCTTCGATCCCGATCCGGCGATCGAACGCCGCGCCGACGACGATCTGGCGGCCATCTGCTACACGTCGGGCACGACCGGGCGTTCCAAGGGCGCGATGATCACGCATCGGAACCTGACCTCGAACGCACTGGCGCTGCACGAGATCTGGGGCTTCGAGCCCGGTGACGTGCTGCTGCACGCCTTGCCGATCTTCCATGTCCACGGACTGTTCGTGGCTCTCCACACGGCGTTCCTGAACGCCTCGAAGGTGCTCTTCCTGCCACAGTTCGATGCCGCGGACGTGCGCCGTTTGCTGCCCGAGGCGACGGTGCTGATGGGTGTGCCGACGTTCTACTCGCGGCTGCTGGCGGAGCCTGGTTTCAGAGCCGCGGACTGCGAGGGCTTCCGGTTGTTCGTCTCCGGCTCGGCGCCTTTGACGGAAGCCGTCTTCGGTGACTTCCAGGCCCGCACCGGTCACCGGATCCTGGAGCGCTACGGCATGACGGAGGCCGGCATGATCACCTCGAACCCGCTGTGTGGGGATCGGGTGGCGGGTACGGTCGGCTTTCCGCTGCCGGACGTCGAGGTTCGGGTCGTGGGGGAGGACGGCGCCGAGCTGCCTGCGGGCGAGGTCGGCACCCTGGAGATCCGCGGACCGAACCTCTTCGCCGGCTACTGGGGCCTGCCGGACAAGACGGCAGAGGAGATGCGCGGCGACGGCTTCTTTGTCACCGGCGACCTTGCGAGCCTCGACGGCGAGGGCCGCGTCACCCTGGTTGGTCGCGGCAAGGACCTGATCATCGCAGGCGGATTCAACGTCTATCCCAAGGAGGTCGAGGACCGGCTCGACGAAGTAGCGGGCGTAGCGGAATCGGCGGTGATCGGCGCGCCGCACGCCGACCTGGGCGAAGGCGTGGTCGCGGTGCTCGTCGCCGACGAGGCTCCGGTGGAAGACGATACGCTCCGCGCCGCGCTCGATGCGGGGCTCGCGCGCTACAAGCAGCCCCGCCGTTTCTACTGGGTCGGCGAACTGCCGCGCAACGCGATGGGGAAGGTGCAGAAGAACGTGCTGCGAGAACGATACCGCGACGCGTACGACGGATGAAGGAGAACGCTGAATGACGCAGACAGAGAAGAAGCTCGAAGGCAAGGTCGCCCTGGTCACCGGAGCGAGCCGCGGCATCGGCAAGGCGATCGCCGAGCTGTTCGCGGAGCACGGAGCGCGGGTCGCCTGCACGGCGCGGACGCTGTCGGAGGGCGGGCACTACCTCGGCGGCTCGCTCGAGACGACGATCGAGGAGATCCGGGCCGCTGGCGGCGATGCCACTGCGTTCGCCTGCGACGTCTCCGAGTACGAGAACTGCGAGCGCCTGGTCGACGAAGTGCGCGACGCGATCGGGCCGGTCGACGTGCTGATCAATAACGCCGCCCTGACCTACTTCATCCCGGTCGTCGACTTTCCGATCAACAAGTGGCACCGCTCGACCGCGGTCAACTTCCACGCGCCGTTCTATCTCTCGAAGCTCGTGCTGCCCGGGATGATCGAACGTGGCGCGGGCAGCATCGTCAACGTCTCCTCGGGCGCGGCGATCGGCCCCGGCCGCGGTCCCTACAAGGGGCCTCAGTTCGCGGGCGGCTCGCTCTACGGCGCCG
Encoded proteins:
- a CDS encoding sodium:solute symporter family protein yields the protein MSLIVWSWLFLVVYLGGMLAFGVIGRNRVQGADDFATARAAYGPFFLALAFAATTASGATFLGFPGLAYEHGTAALLSAVLYPAGVYLGVLICMRLVANVGDRFGSRSIPEFLGDRYQSDGIRVIVTVASLLLFFYLAGQLLSGLVMFETMLGLSPAWALGITAVVLMIYVSLGGAHADILTDGVQGFLMLLIGVLVILLFLFGAGLDGGFGSVISSIRGQDPNQVGWINRSTPLYHSWWSQMAVLLAHIPLGLLPHIGNKIWALKTGRSRFTFLRFASVFGVTLGMLGLGGALARAVLGGRLYEEGSNPNEALPALFIELFPAWLAALIGVGILSAVMSTADGLVVSSSQIVANDLYRRTIAPRFHSHLSDEQLDRRVLLISRWATVGVMVVCVTMAWMLMDMNIAILVWTGNGGMMAAFAGPLVLGALWSGVTRTGAYTGLIVGLSSFLILHTGVIDPSWFEGSFLHPVFSWLHGEAPNPTSCAALAGLFAMGCTAAVSLATKPLPEAHVGSLFRRVEATD
- a CDS encoding malonic semialdehyde reductase translates to MPRIAEEAMDVLFRDARSQNRWLPREVPRETLQELHDLMKWGPTSANCWPQRVVFTVSDEAKERLASIAMPGNQDKIRQAPATAILGYDLAFFDRMDVLFAHNPGMAKMFRNNAELAEVTAFRNATLQGAYFMLAARSLGLDCGPMSGFDNAKCDDLFFPGTTVRSNFLCSIGYGDPEGLFGRLPRPEFEEVCRVE
- a CDS encoding TrkH family potassium uptake protein, with the protein product MNLRAVSGLVGRLLLLLAGAQLIPFFFALWHGEERPAAALGGSLLACAAAGIAAHWWGKPHEKIYRREAILVVVGAYILASFFGALPYLLSGEITDPIAALFESASGITTTGASILTDIEQLSASILLWRSLTQWLGGMGILLLFVALFPSLGPGARLLYRLEVPGPTQDIMQPQVQKTATVLWQIYVGLTIALILLLLAGGASQYEAFCYAFTTVSIGGFAPLNASVGAFNSAFIEWTIIAFMLIAGINFSLMFAVRFRPSQLYRDTEFRAYTSIAAVLVALVTLDRWRSTDLPFLEALREAAFNSVSLMTTTGYTTRDYDSWSDTSRTLLLLAMFVGGCAGSTAGGVKVGRFVITLKMALREVQLIFNPRRVLALRVGERTISDQVARSLGGFMTLFAFLWLGVAATLAIAGNDMVTSLSTSLACLSNVGPAMGAAGPSLDYAFFAGWEKLLLIVLMWLGRLEIVAVTALLLPAFWRR
- a CDS encoding PQQ-binding-like beta-propeller repeat protein gives rise to the protein MIRGSRIRRYLSAVAVSTLGLGAAVQAQTAQVPRPASTSTAAAQPVGEWHNYAADSRSSKYSPLDQIDRTNVHRLEVAWRWKSIDYGLAARHRGVLPPTVFQNTPMMRDGRVLVATGIGAAALDPASGEILWTYDPFEDEEPRNLGRLSVRGGVTWNDGERRRLFFNGNGRLTALDAETGALDQDFGDEGRIDMLDAGEGIRRRQYFWTSAPVVCRDVIVLGESTSDAWSRRKNPPGMIRGYDARSGDLLWRFNIIPEPDEFGFDTWDSPEAAEAGAANVWTWISCDQELGIAYAATSTPSNDWYGGHRPGMGLFGESILALDTETGERLWHFQAVHHGLWDYDFPAAPVLADIVVDGKPIKALAQPSKQAFLYVFDRETGDPVWPIVDLPVPPSEVPGEQAWPTQPHPTWPLPYDLQGLAIDDLIDFTPELRAMALEYVSEYRIGPIFQPPTLIEGPGAKPTIQVPGAVGGTNWNGAALDPETNVLYLPSVTVPAILGLRPPPDPARSNVRYRVDLSEADGYEWATLPNGLPITKPPYGRLTAIDLDTGEHLWMVPNGDGPRDHPALAHLDLPPLGQQGRVSALVTKTLVFLADGSDAMIVQPEAAGSRKFRAYDKMTGEVLWETELPAGVSGAPMTYLHEGRQYVVMAISGKEFQGELLALALPDLPAAPAP
- a CDS encoding alpha/beta hydrolase, whose amino-acid sequence is MTRSTFLRSNRRPSMRASLSLAVLLVVAAAAPVAAQRPYPPEMEGTTPEVYRTVGDVELKIYLCNPEGHSAEDSRPAIVFFFGGGWRAGSPQQFLPHCRYLADRGMVAAAADYRVASRHGVTADECVKDAKSAVRWLRTNADRLGIDPDRIAAGGGSAGGHLAAATATLPGHDPDPDGVSPVPNALVLFNPATVLAPVEGGPELTDEASERLEALAERLGAPAESMSPYHHLRTGLPPTIMFHGTADQTVPHSTAHDFCLGLRSHKARCDFVSYHDKAHGFFNHGRGEGDEKNKMYKDTVSRMDGFLYSLEWLDPKPNPDGTPGKRLTWQESLSEALANQSLPPGFNEIKEALEAGRNIPGASEDEKKSGEETAPSGEEQSDPDGIEPE
- a CDS encoding AMP-binding protein, translated to MNLFALLYERFEEALDCPALVLSGAAKGAREPAWTYRDLDRASARFAATLRLRGVEPGDRVLVQVPKSVEAVALYLGVLRCGGVYVPLNTAYTEREVAFFVSDASPRVVVRDATGVGVGDSGAAPRTVDIDALWRESRSFDPDPAIERRADDDLAAICYTSGTTGRSKGAMITHRNLTSNALALHEIWGFEPGDVLLHALPIFHVHGLFVALHTAFLNASKVLFLPQFDAADVRRLLPEATVLMGVPTFYSRLLAEPGFRAADCEGFRLFVSGSAPLTEAVFGDFQARTGHRILERYGMTEAGMITSNPLCGDRVAGTVGFPLPDVEVRVVGEDGAELPAGEVGTLEIRGPNLFAGYWGLPDKTAEEMRGDGFFVTGDLASLDGEGRVTLVGRGKDLIIAGGFNVYPKEVEDRLDEVAGVAESAVIGAPHADLGEGVVAVLVADEAPVEDDTLRAALDAGLARYKQPRRFYWVGELPRNAMGKVQKNVLRERYRDAYDG
- a CDS encoding SDR family NAD(P)-dependent oxidoreductase, whose amino-acid sequence is MTQTEKKLEGKVALVTGASRGIGKAIAELFAEHGARVACTARTLSEGGHYLGGSLETTIEEIRAAGGDATAFACDVSEYENCERLVDEVRDAIGPVDVLINNAALTYFIPVVDFPINKWHRSTAVNFHAPFYLSKLVLPGMIERGAGSIVNVSSGAAIGPGRGPYKGPQFAGGSLYGAEKAALERFTQGLASEVYEDGVSVTCYSPSQIVPTPGVVHHRLMEGRDPNEAETVEIMAQAALLLATEPIDRVTGRVTYSQAILEEFGWIEKGRGLGTERQGSGYSMI